A genomic segment from Triticum dicoccoides isolate Atlit2015 ecotype Zavitan chromosome 1A, WEW_v2.0, whole genome shotgun sequence encodes:
- the LOC119365516 gene encoding F-box protein At5g07610-like isoform X2, with protein MNLLLGMVKGRRSKRRRCSAANLTDDLVVEILSRLPARSVCRFKCVSTTWRDLISHPVHRMKLPQTLAGFFTKHDSETVLWSVPHFTNVSGTGLPFVSPSLDFLPVHKRIFLLDSCNGLLLCSCCAAGELDMIYYHQFVCNPTTKEWVALPDHNQAEKWRCSCVGFNPTMAPHFYVFEFFKDFGPLAPSVVGVEVYSSETGERVRKEHELDNDFSLPDRLPGVFFNDCLHYLTHKPSIVVVDTEGEVCQNIPVPVPGEQWFGFIQLSQGRFHYANFEADHEDEVVRLVVYVLEDYDKQEWTLKHTAEASHVVGSHGLYEPGWIVGKSKRSALLERTLGRHIFHMCHCSQSYKLCTHDT; from the exons ATG AACTTGTTGCTCGGGATGGTTAAGGGGAGAAGGTCCAAGAGACGGAGGTGCTCGGCGGCCAACCTCACTGATGACCTCGTCGTTGAGATCCTCTCTCGCCTCCCTGCCAGATCAGTCTGCCGCTTCAAGTGCGTGTCCACGACATGGCGGGACCTCATCTCGCACCCTGTTCACCGTATGAAGCTTCCCCAGACCCTGGCCGGCTTCTTCACAAAGCACGATAGTGAAACTGTATTGTGGTCAGTCCCCCATTTCACCAATGTCTCTGGCACAGGCCTCCCGTTTGTCTCCCCTTCACTTGACTTCCTGCCAGTCCACAAACGCATTTTTCTCTTGGACAGCTGCAACGGCCTTCTCCTCTGCAGCTGTTGTGCTGCcggggaattggatatgatatattACCATCAGTTTGTGTGTAATCCTACCACAAAGGAGTGGGTTGCACTACCGGACCACAACCAGGCTGAAAAATGGCGGTGTTCATGTGTGGGTTTTAATCCAACCATGGCACCCCACTTCTACGTGTTTGAGTTCTTCAAAGACTTTGGGCCCCTAGCCCCCTCGGTCGTTGGAGTGGAAGTATATTCATCTGAAACAGGAGAACGGGTTCGTAAAGAGCATGAACTGGATAATGATTTTAGCCTTCCCGATAGGTTGCCAGGTGTCTTTTTCAACGACTGTCTGCATTATCTCACCCACAAGCCTTCTATAGTTGTGGTGGACACCGAGGGGGAAGTTTGCCAAAACATACCTGTCCCTGTCCCTGGTGAGCAGTGGTTTGGTTTCATTCAGCTGTCCCAGGGACGTTTTCATTACGCCAATTTTGAGGCAGACCATGAAGACGAGGTGGTTCGACTGGTGGTTTATGTTCTTGAGGACTATGACAAGCAAGAATGGACATTGAAGCATACTGCTGAAGCCTCACATGTAGTTGGATCACATGGTTTATATGAACCTGGATGG ATCGTCGGCAAGTCCAAGAGATCTGCACTCTTGGAGAGGACACTCGGGAGACATATCTTCCACATGTGTCATTGTTCTCAGAGTTACAAACTTTGCACACATGACACATAG
- the LOC119365516 gene encoding F-box protein At5g07610-like isoform X1 produces MNLLLGMVKGRRSKRRRCSAANLTDDLVVEILSRLPARSVCRFKCVSTTWRDLISHPVHRMKLPQTLAGFFTKHDSETVLWSVPHFTNVSGTGLPFVSPSLDFLPVHKRIFLLDSCNGLLLCSCCAAGELDMIYYHQFVCNPTTKEWVALPDHNQAEKWRCSCVGFNPTMAPHFYVFEFFKDFGPLAPSVVGVEVYSSETGERVRKEHELDNDFSLPDRLPGVFFNDCLHYLTHKPSIVVVDTEGEVCQNIPVPVPGEQWFGFIQLSQGRFHYANFEADHEDEVVRLVVYVLEDYDKQEWTLKHTAEASHVVGSHGLYEPGWVSYINLAEKFEWVAIHPDCNMIFYTVEWDKTLMSHDIDRRQVQEICTLGEDTRETYLPHVSLFSELQTLHT; encoded by the exons ATG AACTTGTTGCTCGGGATGGTTAAGGGGAGAAGGTCCAAGAGACGGAGGTGCTCGGCGGCCAACCTCACTGATGACCTCGTCGTTGAGATCCTCTCTCGCCTCCCTGCCAGATCAGTCTGCCGCTTCAAGTGCGTGTCCACGACATGGCGGGACCTCATCTCGCACCCTGTTCACCGTATGAAGCTTCCCCAGACCCTGGCCGGCTTCTTCACAAAGCACGATAGTGAAACTGTATTGTGGTCAGTCCCCCATTTCACCAATGTCTCTGGCACAGGCCTCCCGTTTGTCTCCCCTTCACTTGACTTCCTGCCAGTCCACAAACGCATTTTTCTCTTGGACAGCTGCAACGGCCTTCTCCTCTGCAGCTGTTGTGCTGCcggggaattggatatgatatattACCATCAGTTTGTGTGTAATCCTACCACAAAGGAGTGGGTTGCACTACCGGACCACAACCAGGCTGAAAAATGGCGGTGTTCATGTGTGGGTTTTAATCCAACCATGGCACCCCACTTCTACGTGTTTGAGTTCTTCAAAGACTTTGGGCCCCTAGCCCCCTCGGTCGTTGGAGTGGAAGTATATTCATCTGAAACAGGAGAACGGGTTCGTAAAGAGCATGAACTGGATAATGATTTTAGCCTTCCCGATAGGTTGCCAGGTGTCTTTTTCAACGACTGTCTGCATTATCTCACCCACAAGCCTTCTATAGTTGTGGTGGACACCGAGGGGGAAGTTTGCCAAAACATACCTGTCCCTGTCCCTGGTGAGCAGTGGTTTGGTTTCATTCAGCTGTCCCAGGGACGTTTTCATTACGCCAATTTTGAGGCAGACCATGAAGACGAGGTGGTTCGACTGGTGGTTTATGTTCTTGAGGACTATGACAAGCAAGAATGGACATTGAAGCATACTGCTGAAGCCTCACATGTAGTTGGATCACATGGTTTATATGAACCTGGATGGGTAAGTTATATAAATCTTGCAGAAAAGTTTGAGTGGGTTGCAATTCATCCAGACTGTAACATGATCTTTTACACTGTTGAGTGGGATAAAACATTGATGTCCCATGATATAGATCGTCGGCAAGTCCAAGAGATCTGCACTCTTGGAGAGGACACTCGGGAGACATATCTTCCACATGTGTCATTGTTCTCAGAGTTACAAACTTTGCACACATGA